Proteins from one Corallococcus exiguus genomic window:
- a CDS encoding tetratricopeptide repeat protein, with amino-acid sequence MTSISDETHQRITDLCAQGDTAAGEDDFEQALKHFKAALALIPEPTRDHQQNTWVRAAIGDMYFQLERFEDCREHFRDAVHSPGGLGNPFIHLRLGQCALELGDEARAADELARAFMGGGEELFEGDDAKYLEFIQSRLQPPQDV; translated from the coding sequence ATGACGTCCATCTCGGATGAAACCCACCAGCGCATCACCGACCTCTGCGCCCAGGGAGACACCGCGGCGGGAGAGGACGACTTCGAGCAGGCCCTGAAGCACTTCAAGGCCGCCCTCGCCCTGATTCCCGAACCCACCCGCGACCATCAGCAGAACACCTGGGTGCGTGCCGCCATCGGCGACATGTACTTCCAGCTCGAACGCTTCGAGGACTGCCGCGAGCACTTCCGGGATGCCGTCCACTCACCGGGCGGGCTCGGCAATCCCTTCATCCACCTGCGGCTCGGCCAGTGCGCCCTGGAGCTGGGAGACGAAGCCCGCGCGGCCGACGAGCTGGCTCGCGCCTTCATGGGCGGAGGCGAGGAGCTCTTCGAAGGCGACGACGCGAAGTACCTGGAGTTCATCCAGTCCCGCCTGCAACCGCCCCAGGACGTCTGA
- the sitA5 gene encoding SitA5 family polymorphic toxin yields the protein MLLVFWAGCASGPTVRLRTERETRTYAPATWDRRVPVSAREFEEALTRLVLEAPLTVRAPRVVRTVAKKGAQLDLGFGFMLRDGYGRWCRAHEAPGDCLSLLEDGAGFGELDRLTLAVGMSLDLLRASIGAALQDTLNPEFFVSVVSGAIASWVVLAAAPEPVFTKAAAVIAAVFLAYVGVQSFVAVVRACWALKDATDRARTFQELEEAAEVFAQALGPEVARVFVLAVTMLVSHGVTVGLSSALSLMPRFPDAVSAGSAQVGFNPARVLDVSAVAVVDGVVEVTLASTAVTMATRGPPPASSSGGMPPAGGPGKWVQVNESMSNRARDYQAQVTGAPKGSAYRVKRGDEEVDFDGFDLEEPVLLEAKGPGYEKFFGTDLKAKEFFTKEDALVDQAQRQLRVSGGIRVRWVVAEEKFAAALRALFRRRNVGVEVRSLTPEQRAAPTE from the coding sequence ATGCTGCTGGTGTTCTGGGCGGGCTGCGCCAGTGGACCCACGGTGCGGCTGCGCACGGAACGGGAGACCCGGACATACGCCCCGGCCACGTGGGACCGCCGTGTGCCGGTCAGCGCTCGGGAGTTCGAGGAGGCGCTGACGCGGCTGGTGCTGGAGGCGCCACTGACGGTGCGGGCACCGAGGGTGGTGCGCACGGTCGCGAAGAAGGGGGCGCAGCTGGACCTGGGATTCGGGTTCATGCTGCGGGACGGGTACGGGCGGTGGTGCCGGGCGCATGAGGCTCCTGGGGACTGTCTGTCCTTGCTGGAGGACGGTGCGGGTTTCGGTGAGTTGGACCGGCTGACGCTCGCGGTGGGCATGTCGCTGGACCTCTTGCGCGCGAGCATCGGGGCCGCGCTGCAGGACACGCTGAATCCGGAGTTCTTCGTGTCCGTGGTGTCGGGCGCGATTGCGTCCTGGGTGGTGCTGGCCGCGGCGCCGGAGCCCGTGTTCACGAAGGCCGCGGCGGTGATTGCGGCCGTGTTCCTGGCGTACGTGGGTGTGCAGTCGTTCGTCGCCGTAGTGCGCGCGTGCTGGGCGCTGAAGGATGCGACGGACCGGGCGCGGACGTTCCAGGAACTGGAGGAAGCGGCGGAGGTCTTCGCGCAGGCACTGGGGCCAGAGGTGGCACGCGTCTTCGTGCTCGCGGTGACGATGCTGGTGAGTCACGGCGTGACAGTGGGGCTGTCGTCCGCGCTCTCGTTGATGCCACGTTTCCCGGACGCGGTGAGCGCGGGCTCGGCGCAGGTGGGCTTCAACCCGGCGCGCGTGTTGGACGTGAGCGCGGTGGCGGTGGTGGACGGCGTGGTGGAGGTGACGCTCGCGTCCACGGCGGTGACCATGGCCACGAGGGGCCCGCCTCCTGCGAGCAGCAGCGGAGGGATGCCGCCAGCAGGTGGGCCGGGCAAGTGGGTGCAGGTGAATGAGTCGATGTCCAACCGGGCCCGCGACTATCAAGCGCAGGTGACGGGGGCTCCGAAGGGCTCCGCGTACCGGGTCAAGCGAGGGGACGAGGAGGTCGACTTTGACGGCTTCGATCTGGAGGAGCCTGTTCTGCTGGAAGCCAAGGGACCTGGCTACGAGAAGTTCTTTGGTACCGACCTGAAGGCAAAAGAGTTCTTCACGAAAGAGGATGCCCTGGTTGATCAGGCTCAGCGGCAGTTGAGGGTGTCCGGAGGAATTCGCGTTCGATGGGTGGTCGCCGAGGAGAAATTCGCAGCTGCATTGCGTGCTCTATTCAGGCGCCGAAATGTCGGAGTGGAAGTACGCTCCCTCACTCCGGAGCAACGAGCCGCGCCGACCGAATGA
- a CDS encoding immunity 52 family protein yields MTDNCYVGAYWLGRSEDAESCATRASNLFNELGRLEPGWRVWHESGRTFREASARTFSTDRANFLKLFARKKNRLGDAFRYWLWAGTHPEETTLVDGYCGSADDVPTSICLVSPPRRGDVAGRVLTAPVLREVIRAVVRCWAPAWGVVASEQYRDQVSSSGDVGTFVGWMTYFSRQWGEVPPLPATVRVEPVEDLGTLVILTEERFTVTNPEHVRLATEVHQILDAAGLLRAL; encoded by the coding sequence ATGACTGACAACTGCTACGTAGGGGCCTACTGGCTGGGGCGCTCCGAGGACGCGGAGTCCTGCGCCACTCGAGCGTCAAACCTGTTCAACGAACTGGGCCGCCTTGAGCCTGGGTGGCGGGTGTGGCACGAGTCCGGACGCACGTTCAGGGAAGCCAGTGCACGCACGTTCTCGACAGACCGTGCAAACTTCCTGAAGCTGTTCGCGCGGAAGAAGAACCGGCTGGGTGATGCCTTTCGCTATTGGCTGTGGGCGGGAACACATCCGGAGGAGACAACTCTGGTCGATGGTTACTGCGGTTCCGCGGATGATGTGCCGACGTCGATATGCCTGGTCAGTCCTCCTCGCCGTGGTGACGTGGCAGGGCGCGTACTGACCGCACCCGTCTTGCGCGAGGTGATCCGGGCCGTGGTGCGCTGTTGGGCGCCGGCGTGGGGTGTCGTTGCATCCGAGCAATACCGAGACCAGGTCTCATCGTCGGGAGACGTAGGCACCTTCGTGGGCTGGATGACCTACTTCTCCCGGCAGTGGGGAGAGGTTCCTCCGCTCCCTGCCACAGTGCGCGTCGAGCCCGTGGAGGACCTGGGAACGCTGGTCATCCTCACAGAGGAACGCTTCACGGTGACGAACCCGGAACACGTCCGGTTGGCCACGGAGGTGCACCAGATTCTCGATGCAGCCGGTCTACTGCGCGCCCTGTGA
- a CDS encoding PIG-L deacetylase family protein: MSTALFVSPHLDDVAFSCGGTLAALKAKGWTVALVTVFTKSVPGPKGFALQCQTSKGLGPEVDYMALRRKEDRAFAACMGVDQVRWGDLEEAPHRGYSSPEALFQPPRADDVIEAKVAKCLKPVLWDLKPDRVFVPQALGSHVDHVHVVRAVKGLGIPTNRILYYRDTPYAVRQPKAHPDAAVPQGLHSLAVDITEHLPKKVEGCVRYGTQLGFQFGGVDDLARTLTAFHRMEAQTRGQSGAAEVFLTESSQGAQ; this comes from the coding sequence ATGAGCACGGCCCTGTTCGTGTCGCCGCACCTGGACGACGTGGCCTTCTCCTGTGGAGGCACGTTGGCGGCGTTGAAGGCGAAGGGGTGGACGGTGGCGCTCGTCACCGTCTTCACGAAGTCGGTGCCGGGGCCGAAGGGCTTCGCGCTGCAATGTCAGACATCGAAGGGACTGGGGCCGGAGGTGGACTACATGGCCCTGCGGAGGAAAGAGGACCGAGCCTTCGCGGCCTGCATGGGCGTGGACCAGGTGCGCTGGGGGGACCTGGAGGAAGCGCCGCACCGGGGCTACTCGAGCCCTGAAGCGCTGTTCCAGCCACCGCGAGCGGACGACGTCATCGAAGCGAAGGTGGCGAAGTGTTTGAAGCCGGTGTTGTGGGACCTGAAGCCGGACCGGGTCTTCGTGCCCCAGGCCCTGGGAAGCCACGTGGACCACGTGCACGTAGTGCGAGCCGTGAAGGGGCTGGGCATCCCAACGAACCGGATCCTCTACTACCGGGACACGCCGTACGCCGTGCGCCAACCGAAGGCCCACCCCGACGCCGCCGTGCCCCAGGGCCTGCACTCGCTGGCGGTGGACATCACGGAGCACCTGCCGAAGAAGGTGGAGGGCTGCGTCCGCTACGGCACGCAGCTGGGCTTCCAGTTCGGCGGAGTGGACGACCTGGCGCGGACGCTCACGGCGTTCCACCGGATGGAAGCACAGACACGCGGTCAGTCAGGAGCCGCGGAGGTGTTCCTGACGGAGTCATCACAGGGCGCGCAGTAG
- a CDS encoding glycosyltransferase family 4 protein — translation MNTVNGLRICFISRRFFPAISGMSVYALNLVRELVACGHDVTMVSQYRSDAAGMAVYGGGPPPGIPGAHVLGCESVGEQRINQGQPASFEHDLEVMVNTVVREHRRRPFDLIHAQYGYPCGLAALQAARLLGLPNVVSIQGGDGHWVGACCGTHKQAMLAVLGHAGALLIGSRSFAQEVSENHGTPLERFTIVPGATDTLRFHPRSESAVGETRDVPVWLYHGRVDARKGVMELLDAVQRLVADGRRFKLRVSGIGPDLEAVRAKVETEGLHGVVELTGASLYAKAPDLYRSADLFVSPTYSEGFSNTLLEAMASGLPIVSTRAVGVVDCLEDGRDALLVPPKDSAALAEAMGRMMDDAPLRKRLAATALREVRELYSWRAVGRRIQGVYRNLTGTRPDTRWTHLYDPAMTEERADHTCRFRAEPHLL, via the coding sequence ATGAACACCGTGAACGGACTGCGAATCTGTTTCATCTCCCGGCGTTTCTTCCCGGCCATCTCGGGGATGAGCGTCTATGCGCTGAACCTGGTGCGGGAGCTGGTGGCGTGCGGGCACGACGTGACGATGGTGAGCCAGTACCGCAGCGACGCGGCGGGCATGGCGGTGTACGGGGGCGGGCCGCCACCGGGAATCCCAGGCGCGCACGTGCTGGGCTGCGAGTCGGTGGGCGAGCAGCGCATCAATCAGGGCCAGCCGGCGAGCTTCGAGCATGACCTGGAGGTGATGGTGAACACGGTGGTGCGCGAGCACCGGCGCCGCCCGTTCGACCTCATCCATGCGCAGTACGGCTATCCGTGCGGCCTGGCGGCGCTGCAAGCGGCGAGGCTGTTGGGATTGCCCAACGTCGTCTCCATCCAGGGCGGGGATGGGCACTGGGTGGGGGCCTGCTGCGGGACGCACAAGCAGGCCATGCTCGCGGTGCTGGGCCACGCGGGGGCGCTGCTGATTGGGAGCAGGTCCTTCGCGCAAGAGGTGAGCGAGAACCACGGGACGCCGCTGGAGCGGTTCACCATCGTCCCCGGCGCCACGGACACACTGCGCTTCCATCCGAGGAGTGAGTCGGCGGTGGGCGAAACGCGGGACGTGCCGGTGTGGCTGTACCACGGCCGGGTGGACGCTCGGAAAGGGGTGATGGAGCTGCTGGATGCCGTGCAGCGGCTGGTGGCGGACGGGCGGAGGTTCAAGCTGCGGGTGTCTGGGATTGGACCGGACCTGGAGGCGGTGCGAGCGAAGGTGGAGACGGAGGGGCTCCACGGCGTGGTGGAGCTCACGGGGGCATCCCTCTACGCGAAGGCGCCGGACCTGTACCGGAGCGCGGACCTGTTCGTGTCGCCCACGTATTCAGAGGGGTTCTCCAACACGCTGCTGGAGGCGATGGCCTCCGGGCTGCCCATCGTGTCGACGCGAGCGGTGGGGGTGGTGGACTGCCTGGAGGACGGGCGGGACGCGCTGCTGGTGCCGCCGAAGGACAGCGCCGCGCTGGCGGAGGCGATGGGCCGGATGATGGACGACGCGCCGCTGCGCAAGCGGTTGGCGGCGACGGCGCTGCGCGAGGTGCGGGAGTTGTACTCGTGGCGTGCGGTGGGGCGGAGGATTCAAGGCGTCTACAGGAACCTGACAGGCACGCGGCCAGACACGCGGTGGACGCACCTCTACGACCCGGCGATGACGGAGGAGCGAGCGGACCACACGTGCCGCTTCCGGGCGGAGCCGCACCTCCTATGA
- a CDS encoding sugar phosphate isomerase/epimerase family protein — MALRFAYNTNGVSNHRFEDALGLIADSGYDGVALTLDHHHFDPFAPDFERRTEQLATRLERLGLGLVVETGARFLLDPRRKHEPTLITPDAQGRARRLEFLKRAVDVCGTCRGEAVSFWAGVPRPGVTEKAAWPWLVDGVARLAEYAAARGVVLAVEPEPGMLVETVDDWRQLETRVPGVRLALDAGHLLVTQERTPAEAVREFAQALGTVALEDMRRGVHEHLPFGEGDVDVPSVLRELTRSGYDRLVCVELSRDAHRAHELVPWALEWLRKRLPTGAEVAA; from the coding sequence ATGGCCCTGCGCTTCGCATACAACACCAACGGCGTGTCGAATCACCGCTTCGAGGACGCGCTGGGCCTCATCGCGGACAGTGGCTACGACGGCGTGGCGCTGACGCTGGACCACCACCACTTCGACCCGTTCGCGCCGGACTTCGAGCGGCGCACGGAACAGCTCGCCACGAGGCTGGAGCGGCTGGGCCTGGGGCTGGTGGTGGAGACGGGGGCGCGCTTCCTGCTGGACCCGCGGAGGAAGCACGAGCCCACGCTCATCACTCCGGACGCGCAAGGGCGCGCGCGACGGCTGGAGTTCCTGAAGCGCGCGGTGGACGTGTGCGGGACGTGCCGGGGGGAAGCGGTGTCCTTCTGGGCGGGAGTGCCACGCCCAGGAGTGACGGAGAAGGCCGCGTGGCCGTGGCTGGTGGACGGCGTGGCACGGCTGGCGGAGTACGCGGCGGCGCGCGGCGTGGTGCTGGCAGTGGAGCCGGAGCCGGGGATGCTGGTGGAGACGGTGGACGATTGGCGCCAGTTGGAGACGCGGGTGCCCGGCGTGCGTCTGGCATTGGACGCGGGGCATCTGCTGGTGACGCAGGAGCGGACGCCCGCGGAAGCGGTGCGCGAGTTCGCGCAGGCGCTGGGCACGGTGGCGCTGGAGGACATGAGGCGCGGCGTGCATGAGCACCTGCCCTTTGGCGAAGGGGACGTGGACGTGCCGTCGGTGCTGCGCGAGCTGACACGCTCGGGCTACGACCGGCTGGTGTGCGTGGAGCTGTCGCGGGACGCGCACCGGGCGCACGAGCTGGTGCCCTGGGCGCTGGAATGGTTGAGGAAGCGCCTGCCGACGGGCGCGGAGGTGGCGGCATGA
- a CDS encoding YcaO-like family protein, whose protein sequence is MSIARALDAYHHAMSTGALQMFRIDPIDRLGIPVASASLALGGGSSAVLHGNGYGRTDEEARVGALGELVEETFCELAMHRMPRVHGSYEALVRARGPTAVADPLTLGLPAGSPYQPDLPLVWVEMQRLSTGERVLVPEEYVAIHPGQLQGRTPLITPITNGQGAGLTRPQALAHGLLELIQRDGNGLMYRAMDQGVELDLEGTDLAPDVRELLELYRRAGVEVMAKLASTDFGLVNLYVVGRDLSVGDQPLMVTACGEAADPDRDRALRKALLEYACSRARKAFMHGPLSHVARVAPPEYMDRFVPRVDLDAEEPRALNAMVEWARLPASALRELTACTLMVRQKVRFEDLPRSPTVEDPSLRCDHVVRQLHSEGFDILVADLSPPGRQVHVVKALVPGLEVETMTYNRLGERNVARLLERRDPLVGLGAPPSGAQPVRLTPEAESRLGGPVWFNVRLAEARVGRLYALYREPDRHAVPAVLASRRFGGQ, encoded by the coding sequence ATGAGCATTGCCCGAGCCCTGGATGCGTATCACCACGCCATGTCCACCGGCGCCCTGCAGATGTTCCGCATCGACCCCATCGACCGGCTGGGAATTCCCGTGGCCTCCGCCAGTCTGGCGCTGGGGGGCGGTTCGAGCGCGGTGCTGCACGGCAACGGCTATGGCCGCACGGACGAAGAGGCGCGGGTGGGCGCGCTGGGCGAGCTGGTGGAGGAGACCTTCTGTGAGCTCGCGATGCACCGAATGCCGCGCGTGCACGGCAGCTACGAGGCGCTGGTGCGCGCGAGAGGGCCCACCGCGGTGGCGGATCCGCTCACGCTGGGGCTGCCCGCGGGCAGTCCGTATCAACCGGACCTGCCGCTCGTCTGGGTGGAGATGCAGCGGCTGTCCACGGGGGAGCGGGTGCTGGTGCCGGAGGAGTACGTCGCCATCCACCCCGGGCAATTGCAGGGGAGAACACCGCTCATCACACCCATCACCAACGGCCAGGGCGCGGGGCTGACGCGGCCCCAGGCGCTGGCGCACGGCCTGCTGGAGCTCATCCAGCGCGACGGCAACGGGCTGATGTACCGCGCCATGGACCAGGGCGTGGAGCTGGACCTGGAGGGCACGGACCTGGCGCCAGATGTGCGCGAGCTGTTGGAGCTCTACCGCCGCGCGGGCGTGGAGGTGATGGCGAAGCTGGCCAGCACGGACTTCGGCCTGGTGAACCTGTACGTGGTGGGCCGCGACCTGTCCGTGGGGGACCAGCCGCTGATGGTGACGGCGTGCGGAGAGGCGGCCGACCCGGACCGGGACCGGGCGCTGCGCAAGGCGCTGCTGGAGTACGCCTGTTCGCGCGCGCGCAAGGCGTTCATGCACGGGCCGCTGAGCCACGTGGCCCGGGTGGCACCGCCGGAATACATGGACCGCTTCGTGCCGCGGGTGGACCTGGACGCGGAGGAGCCGCGCGCGCTGAACGCGATGGTGGAGTGGGCGCGGCTGCCGGCCTCGGCGCTGCGAGAGCTGACGGCGTGCACGCTGATGGTCCGCCAGAAGGTGCGCTTCGAGGACCTGCCCCGTTCGCCCACCGTGGAGGACCCCTCGCTCCGGTGCGACCACGTGGTGAGGCAGCTGCACTCGGAGGGCTTCGACATCCTGGTCGCGGACCTGTCGCCGCCGGGCCGGCAGGTGCACGTGGTGAAGGCGCTGGTGCCGGGCCTGGAGGTGGAGACGATGACGTACAACCGCCTGGGCGAGCGCAACGTGGCGCGGCTCCTGGAGCGCAGGGACCCGCTGGTGGGCCTGGGAGCACCGCCGTCGGGAGCGCAGCCGGTGCGACTGACGCCGGAGGCCGAGTCACGGCTGGGAGGCCCCGTCTGGTTCAACGTGCGGCTGGCGGAAGCGCGAGTGGGGAGGCTGTACGCGCTCTACCGGGAGCCGGACCGCCACGCGGTGCCAGCGGTGCTCGCGAGCCGCCGCTTCGGAGGGCAGTGA
- a CDS encoding MBL fold metallo-hydrolase: MPLTRYACTHCGTWQPGFPRERPTGCPTCLDVRNALPRDGWDFQTAGQVSERLTTRWEEALPGIWGFTCTPPFGLGSTGWLLRRPEGNVCFEGAPWYSRPALEFIEVMGGLQVLSASHPHGFGALWQLQEHFDPLLVLHRDAVQYSKAFQVRWPVDDEHELAPGLTLHCVGGHYEGQTVLYDARTRSLFCGDALKVDLDARGRPTGLSCHKGFHYAIPLSHGELRRYRAVLKQLPFENVFTPFEFARGVTREHALALFDRLLSGMPHTRPLPLEELS, from the coding sequence ATGCCACTGACCCGCTACGCCTGCACCCACTGCGGCACATGGCAGCCGGGCTTCCCTCGCGAGCGGCCCACGGGCTGTCCCACGTGCCTGGACGTGCGCAACGCGCTGCCGCGCGACGGCTGGGACTTCCAGACGGCGGGCCAGGTGTCGGAGCGGCTCACCACGCGCTGGGAGGAGGCGCTGCCCGGCATCTGGGGCTTCACGTGCACGCCGCCCTTCGGCCTGGGCTCCACGGGGTGGCTGTTGCGCAGACCCGAGGGCAACGTCTGCTTCGAGGGCGCGCCCTGGTACTCGCGGCCCGCGCTGGAGTTCATCGAGGTGATGGGCGGCCTCCAGGTGCTGTCCGCGTCGCACCCGCACGGCTTCGGGGCGCTGTGGCAGTTGCAGGAGCACTTCGACCCGCTGCTCGTGCTGCACCGGGACGCGGTCCAGTACAGCAAGGCCTTCCAGGTGCGCTGGCCGGTGGATGACGAACATGAGCTGGCGCCGGGCCTGACGTTGCATTGCGTGGGCGGCCACTACGAGGGCCAGACGGTGCTGTACGACGCGCGCACCCGTTCACTGTTCTGCGGCGACGCGCTGAAGGTGGACCTGGACGCGCGAGGCAGGCCCACGGGCCTGTCGTGCCACAAGGGCTTCCACTACGCGATTCCGCTGAGCCACGGCGAGCTGCGCCGCTACCGCGCGGTGCTCAAGCAGCTCCCGTTCGAGAACGTCTTCACCCCGTTCGAGTTCGCGCGAGGCGTCACCCGCGAGCACGCGCTGGCGCTGTTCGACCGGCTGCTCTCGGGCATGCCACACACCCGTCCCCTGCCCTTGGAGGAACTGTCATGA
- a CDS encoding Gfo/Idh/MocA family protein, whose translation MFEAKPRPRRLGWAVVGCGWVARDYVIPALQGASNARLVALCDANAEALMRIPADDVNRYTELGSVLADKDVQAVYIATPNHLHAAMTEACAAAGKHVLCEKPMAVTPRDGLRMVSACQRAGVHYATAFDQRHHAAHRKLRMLVKEGVLGTVTQARIHYACWLPEDWTPDNWRIDPEQAGGGAMIDLAPHGLDLLEVVLGDEWESLTAMTQRRVHCYAVDDGAVLMGQFKSGALGLLQVAYNCPDAYPRRTLELIGTRARALAYKTMGQTPGGSLSLIDAKTGEETWVPLSPEEDRSPFLRQVEVFSTCVLEGRPQPFAPERDVRLVGLLTQATQAGKAFPPCH comes from the coding sequence ATGTTCGAGGCGAAGCCGAGGCCCCGGAGACTGGGCTGGGCGGTGGTGGGCTGTGGCTGGGTGGCACGGGACTACGTCATCCCTGCGCTCCAGGGAGCGAGCAACGCGCGGCTGGTGGCCCTGTGCGACGCGAACGCGGAGGCGCTGATGCGCATCCCGGCGGACGACGTGAATCGCTACACCGAGCTGGGGTCGGTGCTGGCGGACAAGGACGTGCAGGCCGTCTACATCGCCACGCCCAACCACCTGCACGCGGCGATGACGGAGGCGTGCGCGGCGGCGGGAAAGCATGTGCTGTGCGAGAAGCCCATGGCGGTCACGCCGCGCGACGGCCTGCGCATGGTGTCCGCGTGCCAGCGCGCGGGCGTGCACTACGCCACCGCGTTCGACCAGCGCCACCACGCGGCGCACCGCAAGCTGCGCATGCTGGTGAAGGAGGGCGTGCTGGGCACCGTCACCCAGGCGCGCATCCACTACGCCTGCTGGCTGCCCGAGGACTGGACGCCGGACAACTGGCGCATCGACCCGGAGCAGGCCGGCGGCGGCGCGATGATCGACCTGGCACCGCACGGCCTGGACCTGCTGGAGGTGGTGCTGGGCGACGAGTGGGAGTCGCTCACCGCCATGACTCAGCGGCGCGTGCACTGCTACGCCGTGGACGACGGCGCGGTGCTGATGGGCCAGTTCAAGAGCGGCGCACTGGGCCTGTTGCAGGTGGCCTACAACTGCCCGGACGCGTACCCCCGGCGCACGCTGGAGCTCATCGGCACCCGGGCGCGAGCGCTGGCCTACAAGACGATGGGCCAGACACCCGGCGGCTCCCTGTCGCTCATCGACGCGAAGACGGGAGAGGAGACGTGGGTCCCTCTGTCGCCGGAAGAGGACCGGAGCCCCTTCCTCCGCCAGGTGGAGGTCTTCTCCACGTGCGTGCTGGAGGGCCGTCCACAGCCGTTCGCGCCAGAGCGCGACGTGCGGTTGGTGGGGCTGCTGACGCAGGCGACGCAGGCCGGAAAGGCGTTTCCGCCATGCCACTGA
- a CDS encoding inositol-3-phosphate synthase, with translation MAGNERLGVAVVGLGGAVATTAVAGMELLRRGRVDTRGLPLADAKGLGLVEYGELTFGGWDLFEDDLAHAARNHAVLTEAQLEAVAPTLGRMRPWPAASNAKFCKNVVSTAEKKARTLREQVRAIRDDLARFKQREQLERVVVVNLASTEKAVDLTRPEFATPEAFEKALDANDPDIGPAMLYAYAAIVDGIPFANFTPSVAADVPALLLLAKRTGTPVAGKDGKTGQTLLKTVLAPALRDRALHVDGWYSTNILGNRDGEALNDPASKQNKLDTKGAALDSILGYKVQDHVVQIQYYRPRGDNKEAWDNIDVTGFLGQPMQLKLNFLCKDSILAAPLVVELARTLDLAKRRGECGVIDALGCFFKAPMSQDGEPVEHAMAEQQRRLMTWLSKGSARQVERLPERIRG, from the coding sequence ATGGCGGGCAACGAGCGGTTGGGCGTGGCGGTGGTGGGACTGGGCGGCGCGGTGGCGACCACGGCGGTGGCGGGCATGGAGCTCTTGCGCCGGGGACGGGTGGACACGCGAGGCCTGCCACTGGCGGACGCCAAGGGCCTGGGGCTGGTGGAGTACGGCGAGCTGACCTTCGGCGGCTGGGACCTGTTCGAGGACGACCTGGCGCACGCGGCGCGCAACCACGCGGTGCTGACGGAGGCGCAGCTGGAGGCGGTGGCGCCCACGCTGGGCCGCATGCGGCCGTGGCCCGCGGCCTCCAACGCGAAGTTCTGCAAGAACGTCGTCAGCACCGCGGAGAAGAAGGCGCGCACCCTGCGCGAACAGGTGCGGGCCATCCGCGACGACCTGGCCCGCTTCAAGCAACGTGAGCAGTTGGAGCGCGTGGTGGTGGTGAACCTGGCCTCCACGGAGAAGGCCGTGGACCTCACCCGCCCGGAGTTCGCCACGCCGGAGGCCTTCGAGAAGGCCCTGGACGCGAACGACCCGGACATCGGCCCCGCGATGCTCTACGCGTACGCGGCCATCGTGGACGGCATCCCGTTCGCCAACTTCACGCCCAGCGTCGCCGCGGACGTGCCCGCGCTGCTCCTGCTGGCGAAGCGCACCGGCACGCCCGTCGCGGGCAAGGACGGCAAGACGGGGCAGACGCTGCTCAAGACGGTGCTCGCGCCCGCGCTGCGCGACCGCGCGCTGCACGTGGACGGCTGGTACTCCACCAACATCCTGGGCAACCGCGACGGAGAGGCCCTCAACGACCCGGCGTCGAAGCAGAACAAGCTCGACACCAAGGGCGCCGCGCTGGACAGCATCCTTGGCTACAAGGTCCAGGACCACGTCGTTCAAATCCAGTACTACCGCCCGCGAGGGGACAACAAGGAGGCCTGGGACAACATCGACGTGACGGGCTTCCTGGGGCAGCCCATGCAGTTGAAGCTCAACTTCCTCTGCAAGGACTCCATCCTCGCCGCGCCGCTCGTCGTGGAGCTGGCGCGCACGCTGGACCTGGCGAAGCGCCGGGGCGAGTGCGGCGTCATCGACGCGCTGGGCTGCTTCTTCAAGGCCCCCATGTCGCAGGACGGCGAGCCCGTGGAGCACGCCATGGCGGAGCAGCAGCGCCGCTTGATGACATGGCTGTCCAAGGGCAGCGCGCGGCAGGTGGAGCGCCTTCCGGAACGCATCAGGGGTTGA